In Sphingomonas panacisoli, one genomic interval encodes:
- the metH gene encoding methionine synthase, which translates to MTTISTAQFVNIGERTNVTGSAAFKKMIMAGDYAKAVEVARQQVENGAQVVDINMDEGLLDAEFAMTTFLKLIAAEPDIARVPFMIDSSKWSVIEAGLKCVSGKPIVNSISMKEGEEQFLEHARKCMAYGAAVVVMAFDEVGQADTKERKVEICERAYKLLTGIGFPPEDIIFDPNIFAIATGIDEHRKYAVDFIDACREIKARCPHVHISGGLSNLSFSFRGNEPVRRAMHSVFLYYAIPAGLDMAIVNAGQLDIYDQIDPVLRQACEDVIWDNRPDATDRLIELAEKFRGTDAATEKAAEEWRGWDVAKRLEHALVKGMDQYVVEDTEEARLLTARPIEVIEGPLMDGMNVVGDLFGSGKMFLPQVVKSARVMKKAVAHLLPFIEAQKEPGAKGKGKVVMATVKGDVHDIGKNIVGVVLQCNGFEVVDLGVMVPWSKILEAANENDADMIGLSGLITPSLDEMVTVAEEMKRSNMTMPLLIGGATTSKVHTALRIAPAYDGPVVHVLDASRAVGVATTLVSDTIRDDYVTKIAEEYEDVRRQRAGRAQSELLPLQAARDNAFVADMSLKPAAPSQPGRHVFADWDLADLRECIDWTPFFRAWELAGVYPAILDDAVVGESATSLFADANKMLDRIVAEKWLTARAVVGLWPCARYEDDVVVAPEGDWTADQLRSFDLLNLPDDESHVRLAFLRQQIAKREGRANMCLADFIDPAGDWIGGFAVSIHGIEPHLARFKAAIDDYSDILLKALADRLAEAMAERLHQHVRTTLWGYAEGEQLTNEALIKEQYRGIRPAPGYPACPDHSLKPILFKLLDAHKATGISLTESYAMLPTAAVSGFYFGHPQSEYFGVARVGMDQAEDYAARRGADMATVQRWLRPNLD; encoded by the coding sequence ATGACCACCATTTCCACCGCCCAATTCGTCAATATCGGTGAGCGCACCAACGTCACCGGATCGGCGGCGTTCAAGAAGATGATCATGGCCGGCGACTACGCCAAGGCGGTCGAGGTCGCGCGCCAGCAGGTCGAGAACGGCGCGCAGGTGGTTGACATCAACATGGACGAAGGGCTGCTCGACGCCGAATTCGCCATGACGACGTTCCTCAAGCTGATCGCCGCCGAGCCGGACATCGCGCGCGTGCCGTTCATGATCGACAGTTCGAAATGGTCGGTGATCGAGGCCGGGTTGAAATGCGTCTCGGGCAAGCCGATCGTCAACTCGATCAGCATGAAGGAGGGCGAGGAGCAATTCCTGGAGCACGCCCGCAAGTGCATGGCGTACGGCGCCGCGGTCGTGGTGATGGCGTTCGACGAGGTCGGCCAGGCCGACACCAAGGAGCGCAAGGTCGAGATCTGCGAGCGCGCCTATAAGCTGCTGACCGGGATCGGCTTTCCGCCCGAGGATATCATCTTCGACCCCAACATCTTCGCGATCGCGACGGGGATCGACGAGCACCGCAAGTACGCGGTCGATTTCATCGACGCCTGCCGTGAGATCAAGGCGCGGTGCCCGCACGTCCATATCTCGGGTGGGCTGTCGAACCTGAGCTTTTCGTTCCGCGGCAACGAGCCGGTGCGCCGCGCGATGCACTCGGTGTTCCTCTATTACGCGATCCCGGCGGGCCTCGACATGGCGATCGTCAATGCCGGGCAGCTCGACATTTACGACCAGATCGATCCCGTGCTGCGCCAAGCGTGCGAGGACGTCATCTGGGACAACCGCCCCGACGCGACCGATCGGCTGATCGAGCTGGCGGAGAAATTCCGCGGCACCGACGCCGCGACCGAAAAAGCGGCCGAGGAATGGCGCGGCTGGGACGTCGCGAAACGGCTCGAACATGCGCTGGTGAAGGGTATGGATCAGTATGTCGTCGAGGATACCGAGGAAGCGCGTCTGCTGACGGCGCGGCCGATCGAAGTGATCGAAGGCCCGCTGATGGACGGCATGAACGTCGTCGGCGATCTCTTCGGATCGGGTAAGATGTTCCTGCCGCAAGTCGTTAAATCTGCTCGCGTTATGAAGAAGGCGGTCGCGCACCTGCTGCCCTTCATCGAAGCGCAGAAGGAACCCGGCGCGAAGGGCAAGGGCAAGGTCGTGATGGCGACCGTCAAGGGCGACGTGCACGACATCGGTAAGAACATCGTCGGCGTCGTGCTGCAGTGTAACGGGTTCGAAGTCGTCGATCTGGGCGTGATGGTGCCGTGGTCGAAGATCCTGGAGGCGGCGAACGAGAACGATGCCGACATGATCGGGCTGTCGGGTCTGATCACCCCGAGCCTCGACGAAATGGTGACCGTCGCCGAGGAAATGAAGCGGTCGAACATGACGATGCCGCTGCTGATCGGCGGCGCGACGACGTCGAAGGTGCACACCGCTTTGCGCATCGCCCCGGCCTATGACGGCCCCGTCGTCCACGTGCTCGACGCGAGCCGCGCGGTGGGCGTCGCGACGACCCTGGTCAGCGATACGATCCGCGACGATTACGTGACCAAGATCGCAGAGGAATATGAGGACGTCCGTCGCCAGCGTGCGGGCCGCGCGCAGAGCGAGTTGCTGCCGCTCCAGGCCGCGCGCGACAATGCGTTCGTGGCCGACATGAGTCTCAAGCCTGCCGCGCCCAGCCAGCCGGGGCGTCACGTGTTCGCCGATTGGGATCTGGCCGACTTGCGCGAATGCATCGATTGGACGCCGTTCTTCCGGGCGTGGGAGTTGGCCGGGGTCTATCCGGCGATCCTAGACGATGCGGTAGTAGGGGAAAGCGCGACGTCGCTGTTCGCCGACGCCAACAAGATGCTCGACCGCATCGTCGCGGAAAAATGGCTCACCGCGCGCGCCGTGGTCGGGCTATGGCCGTGTGCGCGCTACGAAGACGATGTCGTCGTCGCGCCTGAGGGCGACTGGACCGCCGATCAGCTGCGCAGCTTCGACCTGCTCAACCTGCCCGACGACGAGAGCCATGTCCGCCTCGCGTTCCTGCGCCAGCAGATCGCCAAGCGCGAAGGTCGCGCCAATATGTGCCTGGCCGATTTTATCGACCCGGCGGGCGACTGGATCGGCGGGTTCGCGGTCAGCATCCATGGCATCGAGCCGCACCTCGCGCGGTTCAAGGCCGCGATCGACGATTATTCGGACATCCTGCTCAAGGCGCTGGCCGACCGCCTGGCCGAGGCGATGGCCGAGCGGCTCCACCAGCACGTTCGCACGACCTTGTGGGGCTATGCCGAGGGCGAGCAGCTGACCAACGAGGCGCTGATCAAGGAACAGTATCGCGGCATCCGGCCGGCGCCGGGCTATCCGGCGTGTCCCGACCACAGCCTGAAGCCGATCCTGTTCAAGCTGCTCGACGCGCACAAGGCGACCGGCATCTCGCTGACCGAAAGCTACGCCATGCTGCCGACGGCGGCAGTCAGCGGCTTCTATTTCGGGCACCCGCAAAGCGAGTATTTCGGCGTCGCGCGCGTCGGGATGGACCAGGCCGAGGACTATGCCGCGCGGCGCGGCGCCGACATGGCGACGGTCCAGCGCTGGCTGCGGCCCAATCTGGACTGA
- a CDS encoding alkaline phosphatase family protein — protein MRFIPFAPLALLLASPLAAQDTPPPAAEPARPAPKLIVVISVDQFSADLFAEYRNRFTGGFKRLLDGAVFPAGYQSHAATETCPGHSTIMTGDRPARTGIIANDWVDLNGPRPGMVYCAEDERVPGSSFSNYTASDIKLRVPTLGERLKNADPRVRTVSVAGKDRAAIMMGGHKVDQLWFWRDGKGFISYSDRAIPASVGRANVTAEAQIAKPGAALVEPAWCKSIDRPIVANGKTVGNGRFARPAKNEGLWKASPAFDTAIFGLATAMVQDMKLGRGPSVDVLTVGASATDYVGHGFGTEGSEMCIQLANLDQTLGKFFAMLDKTGVDYVVALTADHGGNDIPERERERGMPMAARMDLTVNIKTVGDDIAGTLGLKGPLLFGGVNGDVWISNKLSPADRDRVRDAAVKRYAANPQVAAVFTKPEIAAATLPAGPPETWSLLQRARASFDTERSGDISIFLKPRITPIPPATTPAGTIATHGSIWDYDRRVPILFWRRGMAGFEQPLSVETVDIMPSLAALVGFALAPGEIDGRCLDLDGGPGSSCP, from the coding sequence ATGCGTTTTATCCCGTTCGCACCCCTCGCCCTCCTGCTCGCCTCGCCCCTCGCCGCACAAGACACACCGCCACCGGCAGCCGAGCCTGCACGACCCGCGCCGAAGCTGATCGTGGTGATCTCCGTCGACCAATTCTCCGCCGATCTGTTCGCGGAATATCGCAACCGGTTCACCGGCGGGTTCAAACGGCTGCTCGACGGCGCGGTGTTTCCGGCAGGCTATCAGAGCCATGCGGCGACCGAGACGTGCCCCGGTCACTCGACGATCATGACCGGCGATCGCCCGGCGCGGACGGGCATCATCGCCAACGACTGGGTCGATCTGAACGGCCCGCGCCCCGGCATGGTCTATTGCGCCGAGGACGAGCGCGTCCCGGGTTCGAGCTTCAGCAACTATACCGCGTCCGACATCAAGCTGCGCGTGCCGACCCTCGGCGAGCGCCTGAAGAACGCCGACCCGCGCGTCCGCACCGTGTCGGTCGCGGGCAAGGACCGCGCGGCGATCATGATGGGCGGCCACAAGGTCGATCAGCTCTGGTTCTGGCGCGACGGCAAGGGGTTCATCTCCTATAGCGACCGCGCCATTCCCGCCTCGGTCGGACGTGCAAACGTCACCGCGGAAGCGCAGATCGCCAAGCCCGGCGCGGCTCTAGTCGAGCCTGCCTGGTGCAAGTCGATCGACCGGCCGATCGTCGCCAACGGCAAGACGGTCGGCAACGGCCGCTTCGCGCGTCCTGCGAAAAACGAAGGACTGTGGAAGGCCTCACCCGCATTCGACACCGCGATCTTCGGCCTCGCGACGGCGATGGTGCAGGACATGAAGCTCGGGCGCGGCCCGTCGGTCGACGTGCTGACGGTCGGTGCGTCGGCGACCGACTATGTCGGGCATGGCTTCGGCACCGAGGGGTCGGAGATGTGCATCCAGCTCGCCAATCTCGACCAGACGCTGGGCAAATTCTTCGCGATGCTCGACAAGACCGGCGTCGATTACGTCGTCGCGCTGACCGCGGACCATGGCGGCAACGATATCCCAGAACGCGAGCGCGAGCGCGGCATGCCGATGGCGGCGCGGATGGACTTGACGGTCAACATCAAGACGGTGGGCGACGACATCGCCGGAACGCTGGGGCTGAAAGGGCCGCTGCTGTTCGGCGGGGTGAATGGCGATGTGTGGATCAGCAACAAGCTGTCCCCGGCGGACCGGGATCGCGTCCGCGATGCGGCGGTGAAACGCTACGCCGCCAACCCGCAGGTCGCTGCGGTCTTCACCAAGCCGGAAATCGCCGCGGCGACCCTGCCCGCCGGGCCGCCAGAGACGTGGAGCCTCCTCCAGCGCGCCCGCGCCTCGTTCGATACCGAGCGATCGGGCGATATCTCGATCTTCCTGAAACCGCGTATCACCCCGATCCCGCCGGCGACCACGCCCGCCGGCACGATCGCGACGCATGGCAGTATCTGGGATTACGACCGCCGCGTGCCGATCCTGTTCTGGCGCCGGGGGATGGCGGGGTTCGAACAGCCGCTGTCGGTGGAGACGGTCGACATCATGCCGAGCCTCGCCGCGTTGGTCGGCTTCGCGCTGGCGCCGGGCGAGATCGATGGCCGCTGTCTCGATCTCGACGGCGGACCGGGAAGTAGCTGCCCCTAA
- a CDS encoding homocysteine S-methyltransferase family protein, translating to MTSAREKLLAEAKQRILITDGAFGTEIQNWKLSEADYAGSLGLTHDQKGNNDILALTKPEVPEAIHRAYFEAGADIAETNTFSANSISQADYGAEHLVREINLESAKMARRVADEFEAKDGRPRFVAGAIGPTNKTLSLSPDVNDPGFREIDFDYLKGVYREQIEALVEGGVDFVLIETVFDTLNAKAGVMAAIEAGNDLGRDLPIMLSMTLTDLSGRNLSGHTVEAFWHAVRHAKPLTIGLNCSFGAEQLRPHVKTLSEIADTLIMVYPNAGLPNELGAYDELPATTASLVGEWAQAGQVNVLGGCCGSTPAHIKAIADFVRTLPPRAVVTPEVRTRLAGLEPMTMAA from the coding sequence ATGACGTCGGCGCGCGAAAAGCTGTTGGCGGAGGCCAAGCAGCGCATCCTGATCACCGATGGCGCGTTCGGGACCGAGATCCAGAACTGGAAGCTGTCGGAAGCGGATTATGCCGGGTCGCTGGGTCTCACCCACGACCAGAAGGGCAATAACGACATCCTCGCGCTGACCAAGCCCGAGGTGCCGGAGGCGATCCACCGCGCCTATTTCGAAGCGGGCGCAGACATCGCCGAGACCAACACCTTCTCGGCGAATTCGATCAGCCAGGCCGATTACGGCGCCGAGCATCTGGTCCGCGAGATCAATCTCGAGTCCGCAAAGATGGCGCGTCGCGTCGCCGACGAATTCGAAGCCAAGGACGGCCGCCCGCGCTTCGTCGCCGGCGCGATCGGACCGACCAACAAGACGCTGTCGCTGTCGCCCGACGTCAACGATCCGGGCTTTCGCGAGATCGACTTCGATTATCTGAAGGGTGTCTATCGCGAGCAGATCGAAGCGCTGGTCGAGGGCGGGGTGGACTTCGTCCTGATCGAAACGGTGTTCGACACGCTCAACGCCAAGGCCGGCGTGATGGCGGCGATCGAGGCGGGCAATGATCTCGGCCGCGACCTGCCGATCATGCTGTCGATGACCTTGACCGACCTCTCGGGCCGCAATCTGTCGGGTCACACGGTCGAGGCGTTCTGGCACGCGGTGCGGCACGCGAAACCGTTGACGATCGGGCTGAATTGTTCGTTCGGTGCCGAGCAGTTGCGTCCGCATGTTAAGACATTGTCGGAAATCGCCGATACGCTGATCATGGTCTATCCGAACGCCGGGTTGCCCAACGAACTCGGCGCCTATGACGAACTGCCCGCGACGACCGCGAGTCTGGTCGGCGAATGGGCGCAGGCTGGGCAGGTCAACGTGCTCGGCGGCTGCTGCGGCTCGACCCCGGCGCACATCAAGGCGATCGCGGACTTCGTGCGTACGCTGCCGCCGCGCGCGGTGGTGACGCCTGAGGTGCGGACGCGGCTCGCCGGGCTCGAACCGATGACGATGGCGGCGTAG
- a CDS encoding GNAT family N-acetyltransferase produces the protein MSEGEGWRVREAGADDADALALVGGATFLETFAGVLAGDAIVGHCGRQHTTDAYRSVLTNGGRAWLAELDPGNAPVGFALLTKPDLPGARAGDIELKRIYALARFHGTGIGRALMAAVVAATSGFERLLLGVYAGNTRAIAFYRKQGFEPIGERRFDVGGKLYDDLVLAKPLTA, from the coding sequence ATGTCGGAGGGCGAAGGCTGGCGGGTGCGCGAAGCGGGGGCGGATGACGCCGACGCGCTCGCGCTCGTCGGCGGCGCGACATTTCTGGAAACGTTCGCGGGCGTGCTCGCCGGCGACGCGATCGTCGGGCATTGCGGGCGCCAACATACGACCGATGCCTATCGGTCGGTGCTGACGAACGGTGGGCGCGCGTGGCTCGCCGAGCTCGATCCCGGCAATGCGCCGGTCGGGTTCGCGCTGCTGACCAAGCCCGATCTGCCTGGCGCGCGCGCCGGCGATATCGAGCTCAAGCGCATCTACGCCTTGGCGCGATTTCACGGCACCGGCATCGGACGCGCTTTGATGGCGGCGGTCGTCGCCGCTACGTCGGGGTTCGAACGGCTGCTGCTCGGCGTGTATGCCGGCAATACTCGCGCGATCGCCTTCTACCGCAAACAGGGTTTCGAACCGATCGGCGAGCGCCGGTTCGATGTCGGCGGCAAGCTCTACGACGATCTCGTGCTCGCCAAACCGCTTACCGCCTGA
- a CDS encoding protein-disulfide reductase DsbD family protein, with protein MRAFGFMIVTLMLGVVAWAMPARAQDDAGPHLRIGLVAESDTPRAGGEVAIALDTTPQPGWHGYWQNPGDAGFPAKLDWTLPQGVTASAPVYPAPQRLLIANLMNYVFERPYAPIVTLKIPAGLPAGTTLPIKLHMTYLVCTTQLCVPEQGDFAITLTVGDGAIDPAQRATFDSWRRALPQPLGSAATYQAANGEVRIAVPYPASAKGEGAYFYPVSTGVIEYASPQVVSRDGDRLILATKGKGGGPLEGVLSVDGRALAVTASPGTVAVGKVGGGDLAAILIAFASAVLGGLILNVMPCVFPILSLKALSLARAGGDERAARHEALAYTAGAIAVCLALGATILALRAGGSAAGWAFQLQDPRVVVLLLLLTIGIALNLAGLFELPVPRFAAQSGGASGAFATGALAAFVATPCTGPFMGAALGAALVLPWLAALAVFAGLGLGLALPFLLLGFVPALRRKLPRPGAWMDNLRRILSIPMWLTAVALAWVLGKQAGVDGMALALLAGLGFGIVLWAAGRRQARGLAVGLPAALMLVAIAVASVWLVRPVPKAVAGGEQTFSEARLADLRQQGRPVFAYFTADWCLTCKVNERVAIDTDRAQAAFKRKNVAVLVGDWTNGDPVLGRFIESHNRAGVPLYLYYPAGGGEPRVLPQVLTPSMLEEL; from the coding sequence ATGCGGGCATTCGGTTTCATGATTGTGACGCTGATGCTTGGCGTCGTCGCATGGGCGATGCCGGCGCGTGCGCAGGACGATGCCGGTCCGCATCTCCGGATCGGGCTAGTCGCGGAAAGCGACACGCCTAGGGCCGGCGGCGAGGTCGCGATCGCGCTCGACACCACGCCGCAGCCGGGCTGGCACGGTTACTGGCAGAATCCGGGGGATGCGGGATTTCCGGCGAAGCTCGACTGGACGTTGCCGCAAGGCGTGACGGCGAGCGCGCCGGTCTATCCGGCACCCCAACGGCTGCTGATCGCGAACTTGATGAACTATGTGTTCGAACGGCCGTACGCGCCGATCGTGACGCTCAAAATTCCCGCGGGCCTGCCGGCCGGCACCACACTGCCGATCAAGCTGCACATGACGTATCTGGTCTGCACGACACAATTGTGCGTGCCGGAGCAGGGCGATTTCGCGATCACGCTGACGGTCGGCGACGGCGCGATCGATCCGGCGCAGCGGGCGACGTTCGATTCGTGGCGCCGCGCCCTGCCGCAGCCGCTCGGGTCGGCGGCGACGTATCAGGCGGCGAACGGCGAGGTGCGGATCGCGGTGCCGTATCCGGCGAGCGCCAAGGGCGAGGGCGCGTATTTCTACCCCGTCTCGACGGGGGTGATCGAATATGCGTCGCCGCAGGTCGTGAGCCGCGACGGCGATCGCTTGATCCTGGCGACCAAGGGCAAAGGCGGCGGGCCGCTCGAAGGCGTGCTGAGCGTCGACGGCCGCGCGTTGGCGGTGACGGCGTCGCCTGGGACGGTTGCGGTCGGGAAGGTAGGCGGCGGCGATCTCGCGGCGATCCTGATCGCCTTCGCCAGCGCGGTGCTCGGTGGGCTGATCCTCAACGTCATGCCGTGCGTATTCCCGATCCTGAGCCTGAAGGCGCTGAGCCTCGCGCGCGCCGGGGGCGACGAGCGCGCCGCTCGGCACGAGGCGTTGGCCTACACCGCCGGCGCGATCGCGGTTTGCCTGGCGCTCGGCGCGACGATCCTGGCGTTGCGCGCCGGGGGGAGCGCGGCGGGTTGGGCGTTCCAGCTGCAGGATCCGCGTGTCGTCGTGCTGCTCCTGCTGTTGACGATCGGAATCGCGCTCAACTTGGCTGGATTGTTCGAGCTGCCCGTGCCGCGTTTCGCCGCGCAGTCGGGCGGCGCGAGTGGCGCGTTCGCGACCGGCGCGCTGGCGGCGTTTGTCGCGACGCCGTGCACCGGGCCGTTCATGGGTGCAGCGCTGGGGGCGGCGCTGGTGCTGCCATGGCTGGCCGCGCTCGCGGTATTCGCCGGTCTGGGGCTGGGCCTCGCGCTGCCGTTCCTGCTACTCGGGTTCGTCCCCGCGCTTCGCCGCAAGCTGCCCAGGCCCGGCGCGTGGATGGACAATTTGCGGCGCATATTGTCGATCCCGATGTGGCTGACCGCGGTTGCGCTCGCCTGGGTGCTCGGCAAGCAGGCGGGGGTCGACGGCATGGCGCTCGCGCTGCTGGCGGGGCTTGGATTCGGGATCGTGCTGTGGGCAGCGGGTCGCCGGCAAGCGCGCGGTCTGGCGGTCGGACTGCCGGCCGCGCTCATGCTGGTCGCGATCGCGGTTGCGAGCGTGTGGCTGGTGCGGCCTGTGCCCAAGGCCGTCGCTGGCGGCGAGCAGACGTTCAGCGAAGCCAGGCTCGCCGATCTGCGCCAGCAGGGCCGCCCGGTCTTCGCCTATTTCACCGCCGATTGGTGCCTGACGTGCAAGGTCAACGAGCGCGTCGCGATCGACACCGACCGTGCGCAAGCGGCGTTCAAGCGCAAGAACGTCGCCGTTCTGGTCGGCGACTGGACCAACGGCGACCCGGTGCTCGGCCGCTTCATCGAATCGCACAACCGCGCCGGCGTGCCGCTCTATCTCTATTACCCCGCGGGCGGTGGCGAGCCACGCGTCCTGCCGCAAGTGCTTACCCCGTCGATGCTGGAGGAACTATGA
- the bla gene encoding subclass B3 metallo-beta-lactamase encodes MIARMIVALSALLAIGASDPPAWTRPIAPFHIIGNLYYVGSEGLAAYLITTPKGAILLDGTMEANVPAIEANIKSLGIKLSDVKILLNSHAHFDHADGLAHLKRDTGATMMAMKGDVWALENGKHFGDQNYVGTFAPVKVDRVLADGEKVTLGGVTMTAIATPGHTAGCTTWVLPVRIKTGIKTIVFPCSMTVAGNKLVGNRQYPGIVADYRATFDRMAALKADVVLPAHPEQADVTKLKGDQFLRPTLLPKLVADARAAFEKEWLKQSAIAR; translated from the coding sequence ATGATCGCCCGGATGATCGTTGCGCTGTCCGCGCTGCTGGCCATCGGTGCCAGCGACCCGCCCGCCTGGACGCGCCCGATCGCGCCGTTCCACATTATCGGCAACCTCTATTATGTCGGGAGCGAGGGGCTCGCCGCGTATCTGATCACGACGCCCAAGGGCGCGATCCTGCTCGACGGGACGATGGAAGCGAACGTCCCGGCGATCGAGGCGAACATCAAATCGCTCGGGATCAAGCTGAGCGACGTGAAGATCCTGCTCAACAGCCACGCGCACTTCGATCATGCCGACGGCCTCGCGCACCTCAAGCGCGACACCGGCGCGACGATGATGGCGATGAAGGGTGATGTCTGGGCGCTCGAGAACGGCAAGCATTTCGGCGACCAGAACTATGTCGGCACCTTCGCCCCGGTGAAGGTCGATCGCGTGCTGGCAGATGGCGAGAAGGTGACGCTGGGCGGCGTGACGATGACCGCGATCGCGACGCCCGGCCACACCGCGGGCTGTACGACCTGGGTGCTGCCGGTGCGGATCAAGACCGGCATCAAGACGATCGTGTTTCCGTGCAGCATGACGGTCGCGGGCAACAAGCTGGTCGGCAACCGACAATATCCCGGCATCGTGGCCGACTATCGCGCGACCTTCGACCGGATGGCGGCGCTGAAAGCCGACGTCGTGCTGCCCGCGCATCCCGAGCAGGCGGATGTCACGAAGCTCAAGGGCGACCAATTCCTGCGCCCGACGCTGTTGCCCAAACTGGTTGCCGACGCCCGAGCGGCGTTCGAGAAGGAATGGCTTAAGCAAAGCGCGATAGCGCGCTGA
- a CDS encoding PEPxxWA-CTERM sorting domain-containing protein: MKALYLAATAMVVLAPAAASAQTVYNTSLQNVTGTFGTSTAATTTDATGTRTTVTGPGPNADANRAYGTPVIGQWYQAAVGAGSTIGITTDYARSGNGSAYFNSTQGDTGKGDLVYNFGAAGASTAIALSSLTSLSFDFYRSSTSTTDPNLAPVLRLGMLKNGVYAGTLVLENVYQNQTTSPVDTWTTLTANLNSGIFWATKDSLGPTFASANGGQKTLAQWIADNGNANLSVYGLEIGIGSGWGGTFFGAVDNVQANFGTALSVNSNFEVQAAAVPEPATWAMMIMGFGLMGASLRRRQATVRFA; this comes from the coding sequence ATGAAGGCACTTTATCTCGCCGCGACCGCCATGGTCGTCCTGGCACCGGCCGCCGCATCGGCGCAGACCGTGTACAACACCAGCCTGCAGAACGTGACCGGCACGTTCGGGACCAGCACCGCGGCGACTACCACCGACGCGACGGGCACGCGCACGACCGTGACGGGCCCCGGCCCGAATGCCGACGCCAACCGCGCATACGGCACGCCGGTTATCGGCCAGTGGTACCAGGCCGCCGTCGGCGCCGGATCGACCATCGGTATTACGACCGACTATGCGCGCAGCGGCAACGGCTCTGCCTATTTCAACAGCACGCAGGGCGACACCGGCAAGGGCGATCTGGTTTATAATTTCGGCGCGGCCGGCGCATCGACCGCGATCGCGCTGTCCAGCCTGACCAGCCTGTCGTTCGACTTCTACCGGTCGAGCACATCGACCACCGATCCGAACCTGGCGCCAGTCCTTCGGCTCGGCATGCTCAAGAACGGCGTCTATGCCGGCACGCTCGTGCTGGAGAACGTCTACCAGAACCAGACGACCTCGCCCGTTGATACCTGGACGACGCTGACCGCCAATCTGAACAGCGGTATCTTCTGGGCGACCAAGGATTCGCTCGGCCCGACGTTTGCCAGTGCCAATGGCGGACAGAAGACGCTGGCGCAGTGGATCGCCGACAACGGCAATGCGAACCTGTCGGTCTACGGTCTCGAAATCGGGATCGGTTCGGGCTGGGGTGGCACGTTCTTCGGCGCAGTCGACAACGTACAGGCGAATTTCGGCACGGCCCTGTCTGTCAATTCGAACTTCGAAGTTCAAGCCGCCGCCGTGCCGGAACCGGCGACCTGGGCGATGATGATCATGGGCTTCGGTCTGATGGGCGCAAGCCTGCGTCGTCGTCAGGCGACCGTCCGCTTCGCCTGA
- a CDS encoding right-handed parallel beta-helix repeat-containing protein, translated as MRRILIALLPLIAAPAVAQSVSAPFTVQETGQGFATLDDAVQSIRMGTATILIAPGVYKQCTVQAGGNITFKAVQPGTAIFDGEACEGKAAFVLRGASSVVDGIVFRNIRVADGNGAGIRTEMGNLTVRNSMFLDSQEGILGGQPTGQKIVIERSTFAGLGTCDDATDCAHSIYLANQGSVTITRSRFERGRGGHYVKLRVPNLSITDNSFDDSEGRKTNYMIDLSEGGTGLIARNTFADGSDKENWSGFIVVAAEARTYSSAGLKVVDNVATLPPNFGKSPAFVANVGRDQLAVGANKLAPGIRPYEQR; from the coding sequence ATGCGCCGAATCCTCATCGCCTTGCTGCCGCTGATCGCCGCGCCGGCCGTCGCGCAATCCGTGTCGGCGCCGTTCACGGTGCAGGAAACCGGGCAGGGCTTCGCCACGCTCGACGACGCGGTGCAATCGATCCGGATGGGGACCGCGACGATCCTGATCGCGCCGGGCGTCTACAAGCAATGCACCGTGCAAGCCGGTGGCAACATCACGTTCAAGGCGGTCCAGCCCGGCACCGCGATCTTCGACGGCGAAGCGTGCGAGGGCAAAGCCGCGTTCGTGCTACGCGGGGCGAGTTCAGTGGTGGACGGCATCGTGTTCCGCAACATCCGCGTCGCCGACGGCAACGGCGCGGGCATCCGGACAGAGATGGGCAATCTGACCGTGCGCAATTCGATGTTCCTCGACAGCCAGGAGGGCATTCTCGGTGGCCAGCCGACGGGGCAGAAGATCGTGATCGAGCGCTCGACCTTCGCCGGGCTCGGCACATGCGACGACGCGACCGATTGCGCGCATTCGATCTACCTTGCCAATCAGGGGTCGGTCACGATCACGCGGTCGCGGTTCGAGCGTGGACGCGGCGGGCATTACGTCAAGCTGCGCGTGCCGAACCTGTCGATCACCGACAACAGCTTCGACGACAGCGAAGGCCGCAAGACCAACTACATGATCGACCTGTCGGAAGGCGGCACCGGCCTGATCGCGCGCAACACCTTCGCCGACGGGTCCGACAAGGAAAATTGGAGCGGCTTCATCGTCGTCGCGGCCGAAGCGCGGACCTATTCGTCGGCCGGGCTGAAGGTGGTCGATAACGTCGCGACGCTTCCGCCCAATTTCGGCAAGAGCCCGGCGTTCGTCGCGAATGTCGGCCGCGATCAACTGGCGGTCGGCGCAAACAAGCTCGCGCCGGGCATCCGGCCTTACGAACAGCGTTAG